Proteins from a single region of Drosophila biarmipes strain raj3 chromosome 3R, RU_DBia_V1.1, whole genome shotgun sequence:
- the LOC108025109 gene encoding protein tailless, whose product MQSSEGSPDMMDQKYNSVRLSPAASSRILYHVPCKVCRDHSSGKHYGIYACDGCAGFFKRSIRRSRQYVCKSQKQGLCVVDKTHRNQCRACRLRKCFEVGMNKDAVQHERGPRNSTLRRHMAMYKDAMMGAGEMPQIPAEILMNTAALTGFPGVPMPMPGLPQRPHHPGHMAGFQPPPSAAAVLDLSVPRVPHHPHHQGHHGFFSPTAAYMNALATRALPPTPPLMAAEHIKETAAEHLFKNVNWIKSVRAFTELPMPDQLLLLEESWKEFFILAMAQYLMPMNFAQLLFVYESENTNREIMGMVTREVHAFQDVLNQLCHLNIDSTEYECLRAISLFRKSPPSASSTEDLANSSILTGSGSPNSSASAESKGLLESGKVASMHNDARSALHNYIQRTHPSQPLRFQTLLGVVQLMHKVSSFTIEELFFRKTIGDITIVRLISDMYSQRKI is encoded by the exons ATGCAGTCGTCGGAGGGTTCGCCAGACATGATGGATCAGAAATACAACAGCGTGCGCCTGTCGCCAGCGGCATCAA GTCGCATATTATACCATGTGCCCTGCAAAGTCTGCCGGGACCACAGCTCCGGCAAGCACTACGGCATCTATGCCTGCGATGGCTGTGCCGGCTTCTTCAAGAGGAGCATCCGCCGATCCCGGCAGTACGTGTGCAAGTCCCAGAAGCAGGGTCTCTGCGTGGTGGACAAGACCCACAGGAACCAGTGCCGAGCCTGCCGCCTgaggaagtgctttgaggtgGGCATGAACAAGGACGCAGTGCAGCACGAGCGGGGGCCCAGGAACTCGACTTTGCGCCGCCACATGGCCATGTACAAGGACGCCATGATGGGTGCCGGCGAGATGCCCCAGATCCCCGCCGAGATCCTGATGAACACGGCTGCTTTGACTGGTTTCCCCGGAGTGCCGATGCCCATGCCTGGTCTGCCCCAGAGACCCCATCATCCTGGCCACATGGCTGGCTTCCAACCTCCCCCGTCGGCCGCTGCTGTCCTGGATTTATCCGTGCCCCGAGTGCCGCATCACCCGCATCACCAGGGCCACCACGGTTTCTTCTCGCCCACCGCTGCCTACATGAATGCCCTGGCCACCCGGGCTCTGCCTCCCACTCCTCCTCTGATGGCCGCGGAGCACATCAAGGAAACTGCCGCCGAACACCTCTTCAAGAACGTCAACTGGATCAAGAGCGTGAGGGCCTTCACCGAGCTGCCCATGCCGGaccagctcctgctgctcgAGGAGTCGTGGAAGGAGTTCTTCATCCTGGCCATGGCCCAGTACCTCATGCCCATGAACTTTGCCCAGCTGCTGTTCGTCTACGAGTCGGAGAACACCAACCGGGAGATCATGGGCATGGTGACCCGCGAGGTGCACGCCTTCCAGGATGTCCTCAACCAACTGTGCCACCTGAACATCGACAGCACCGAGTACGAGTGCCTGCGGGCCATCTCCCTCTTCCGGAAGTCTCCCCCGTCGGCCAGTTCCACCGAGGACTTGGCCAACAGCTCCATCCTCACCGGCAGTGGCAGTCCCAACTCCTCGGCCTCCGCTGAGTCCAAGGGTCTGCTGGAGTCCGGAAAGGTGGCTTCGATGCACAACGATGCCAGGAGTGCGCTGCACAACTACATCCAGCGCACCCATCCCTCGCAGCCGCTGCGCTTCCAGACCCTCCTGGGCGTGGTCCAGCTGATGCACAAGGTCTCCAGCTTCACCATCGAGGAGCTCTTCTTCCGCAAGACCATCGGCGACATCACCATCGTGCGGCTCATCTCCGACATGTACAGTCAGCGCAAGATCTAA